In Sphingomonas sp. SUN019, the genomic window CGTCGAACGCGATGACCGTGACGCTCCATCCCTGCTCCACCGCATGCGCCGCGATCTGCGCGATCACACGCTCCGCGCCGCCCGCTTGCAGCCCGGCCAGGACGAACGCGGCGCGCATCACACGCCGCCGACCGCCAGTTCCCACGCGGCGGGGGCGACCAGTTTTTCGAGTTCGGCGAGCGAGCTGATCGTAACGTCCGCGCGATGCCGTTCGCTGGGGGCGGTGCGGGAGTGGACCGCACCGTCCCGGTCGATCTGCACCGTGCGCCAGCCGAGCGTTCGGGGTCCGAGAAAATCCTTCGCCGGATTGTCCGCGACATAAATCATCTGCGCGCCGCTCCCCCCGTGCCGCGCCTCCACCATGCGGAAGGCACGGGGGTGCGGTTTGCCGAAGCCGTCGCCCCATACGCCGGTGCGGATCAGCGGATCGATTCCCGCACGGTCGAGCCTGAGCGCCTCGATCTTGCGTAATTGCGCGACCGGCGGACCGTCGGTGATCAGCGCAAGTCGGCTGCCGAGCGGATCGGCGAGGAATGCGGCGGCGTCGGGCGCGAGGTGAATGTCGGGGAGGTGTGCGCGGTAAGTGACGATCAATGCCTCGACCAACGATCGATCCGGCGTGATCCCCAATTGCGCCAGCGTGGCGTCAAACAAGTGGCCGCGCTGCCCGGCGTCCCACAGCGCTTGTGCAGTGTATGCGAAATCGGCCGCGCCGCGCCGTTTGCGCATCCAGTCGCCGACCGCAACGATGCCGCTGCGCACGTAGTCGCGCTCCAGATAGAGCGTGTCGTCCAGATCGAGGACGATTGTCGTCAGGCGCATCGGTCAATGAAGATCGCGGCGTCGTAGCGGAGCATCGTGACGCCCGCGGTCCAGCCGTCGTGCGCGGTGTCGGGCAGCCCGGTGCAGCGTTCCAGCAGCCAGCGGGCGAAGGTCGCCCCGGCGCGGTCGGCGAGCGGATAGCCGCCGCCGAACCGCGCGTTGATTTCGAACACGCTGAACGCGCCGCCCGCGTCGCGCATCGCCTGAAAACAAAGGACGCCGCGCGGGCCGGGCAGGTGGTCCGCGATCCGCTCGGCGATTGTTTGAAGCGCTGGATCACGCTGGACCACGCCCTTTTCCACTTCGCCCGCGCGGACTTGCAGCCGGCGGTGCGGCACGACCGTCCGGAGCGCACCGTGGTCGTCGAAATAGAGATTCACGGTCCATTCCTCGCCGCTCAGCAATTGCTGAACGATCATCGGCTCTTGTTCCGTCTGCGGCAGATCGTCGGGACCGCGTGCGATCGCCAACCCGCGGCTCGCGCTGCCGTGGCGTGGTTTGAGAATGGCGGGCCAGCCGCAATCCGCGCAGCCGGCGCGCAACGCTGCGAGCGCGGTGGTGCGCGGGGACGGGATTCCAGAGGCGTCGAGAAACGTCGCGGTCGCCAGCTTGTCGCGTGCGATGTCGATCACCGCTGGAGCGCTGATCGCGACATGGCAACCAATCGAAGCGAACGATTCGGCAGCATTGGCCAGCGCGAGCAATTCCGTATCGATCGTCGGCACCAGCAGGCCAACATTGTGATCGCGGCATATCGCCAGCAGGGCGGTGATGTAATCGGGATCGTCCACCCGCGGCACCGCGAAACGGCGATCCGCGACGCGGCAGGCGGCGCTCATGTCGGGCGCGAGATCGCAGGCCAGCACCGTGAGATCGATCCCAGCGGCCTCCGCGCCGTGCCGGAATGCCTCCAGCAACGCGACGCGTCGTCCAGC contains:
- a CDS encoding ATP-grasp domain-containing protein; this translates as MVMPVTLLLTSAGRRVALLEAFRHGAEAAGIDLTVLACDLAPDMSAACRVADRRFAVPRVDDPDYITALLAICRDHNVGLLVPTIDTELLALANAAESFASIGCHVAISAPAVIDIARDKLATATFLDASGIPSPRTTALAALRAGCADCGWPAILKPRHGSASRGLAIARGPDDLPQTEQEPMIVQQLLSGEEWTVNLYFDDHGALRTVVPHRRLQVRAGEVEKGVVQRDPALQTIAERIADHLPGPRGVLCFQAMRDAGGAFSVFEINARFGGGYPLADRAGATFARWLLERCTGLPDTAHDGWTAGVTMLRYDAAIFIDRCA
- a CDS encoding HAD family hydrolase, which encodes MRLTTIVLDLDDTLYLERDYVRSGIVAVGDWMRKRRGAADFAYTAQALWDAGQRGHLFDATLAQLGITPDRSLVEALIVTYRAHLPDIHLAPDAAAFLADPLGSRLALITDGPPVAQLRKIEALRLDRAGIDPLIRTGVWGDGFGKPHPRAFRMVEARHGGSGAQMIYVADNPAKDFLGPRTLGWRTVQIDRDGAVHSRTAPSERHRADVTISSLAELEKLVAPAAWELAVGGV